The following are encoded in a window of bacterium SCSIO 12643 genomic DNA:
- a CDS encoding OmpA family protein — translation MSELLKVQEDLQAKEDSLKLLAYDLKVQKGELAQLNDDLKAREARVKELEDLLAQKDAAVNQLKNQIKEALVGFEDKGITVEQKNGRVYVSMEAQLLFGSGSTAVGSEGKQAVIQLAKALEGQTDLTVLVEGHTDSDKMSGRGAIKDNWELSAERAMAVVRIMLSNSELDPAILTAAGRGEFSPIASNDTPEGKAKNRRIEVILTPNLDKLFEILEDGDNSTTEE, via the coding sequence ATGAGTGAATTGCTTAAAGTACAGGAGGATTTACAGGCCAAAGAAGATAGCTTGAAATTATTGGCATATGATCTAAAAGTTCAAAAAGGGGAGTTGGCACAATTAAATGATGATTTAAAAGCGCGTGAAGCGAGAGTAAAAGAGTTAGAAGATCTTTTAGCACAAAAGGATGCAGCGGTAAATCAATTAAAAAATCAGATTAAAGAAGCTCTTGTAGGGTTTGAAGATAAAGGAATTACCGTTGAGCAAAAAAATGGACGAGTGTATGTGTCTATGGAAGCGCAATTGCTTTTTGGAAGTGGAAGTACTGCCGTGGGAAGTGAAGGTAAACAGGCGGTTATTCAATTGGCGAAAGCACTTGAAGGACAAACGGATTTAACGGTTTTAGTTGAAGGACATACCGATAGTGATAAAATGAGTGGACGTGGAGCTATTAAGGACAACTGGGAATTATCTGCTGAGAGAGCGATGGCGGTAGTTCGAATTATGTTGAGCAATAGTGAATTAGATCCTGCAATATTAACCGCTGCAGGTAGAGGTGAGTTTAGTCCGATTGCTTCTAACGATACTCCTGAGGGCAAGGCTAAAAACCGGAGAATTGAGGTAATCTTAACTCCAAACCTCGATAAGTTATTTGAGATTTTGGAAGATGGAGATAACTCCACCACCGAGGAATAG